The sequence TCTTCTACCGGGCTCATTTCATGTTATACGCAAAGCAATGCAACAAACTGACAATGGCTGAAAACACTGCAGCAATTTTCTAGAGTGGTTTTCAATGCATCAATGATTCGCATTAATTGCCAAGATTTAAAACTCCAAGAGCACCACCTCATTTCCATGTAAGCATATACAGTGATTTGAACTTTGCCTTCTCTGACGGCACTTTAACATTTCAATCCTCCAATAAATCACGTGGGAAATCATTCAGCATATCTGCAGTTCTCAGATCAACTTGCCAGCCAATACAACGCACCACCGTTTGTATAGTAACAAAAAGTTGATGCAGTAGTTCAGCAATTAGATGGAACCAATGTGAGATGTAGCCAATATGTGGACACAAGTTGAATGACAGAAACTTCTCTCACCTCTTTGCTAACAATGTCGTCCAGGTCAGGAATGCTAACATCGGCTTTGACAAGGGGGATCTTATCCACTTCTTCAGGGAATGGCCTCTGCTTGACGTTGTATTTGATCCCGACATCGTTATTTGGTGTTGGACGGCCTTCGGGAACAAATACCTGCTGTGGAAGGAGGAGAAAAGTTTGATGTTATCTTCTTCTAAGATTGAACAAATTGCGTGATCTCACCCTTTGATTGGCTCGAGCTCCTCTAGGTTGGTGGAAGAGCTGCATGGTCCATGCATGTCTGCCAGCAGTCCCTCGGATCAGAACAGTCACTGATGGGCTGGGGTCTGTCATGAGAGAGAAACGCCACAGCCTATTTACTTTCGGATCATCCGGggtaattaaaaatgaataattgtaAGTATGCTAAATAATCCATGgtgaaaaaaaacttaattgctGACTCTGCTCATTGCCGAGAGGTTGCTCCAACATGGCGAGAATGACCGAGTTGTCCAACACAAAGTAGCGGAAGTTACTGGCCCCAGTGGCGCTGAGTCGTGCGTAGCGAATCAGGGTGTCTTCATTGAGCAGACTGCAAGTGGAGGCAGGCCCGCTAGGAGAGGGGAAAGCTCCCAAGACCTGCATGATACTGAATAACCAGAAAATAGCAcaagcaaaaaaattaaaaccctCAAAATCTTCATAAAACACTTCTAAACATTCAactgtactgtatgttgttTTCCATAAAATGGAGGAGAAAAGGGGGAAGACATAACTTTATCTAATAGCAATTGCTAAagaattcatttaatttaaaaatgatgaACAAATACCAGAACATTATTTGGGGAAATTTGTGTAGTCAATGCTTTTCCCAAATCATTCAGCCCTAATTTGCAGGTTAAGATGTATCACTTTATGCAACAACATACGACAAACCCATCTCTGATGCATTttgaatatataaaaaaaaaagaaaaaaaaagaagaaaaaaaaaagattgcatcTCACCATGAAAGAGTGGCCTCAGCTGCATCTTTGACCCTCATTGAAGCAGGGTTATGCTCCTTCTCCCCTTTGTGTCGCACTTCCTGTTCCTGTCGGGACTTGCTGCCAGAGATTCCTAGCTCCACTATCTCCAACACTTCAACCAAGCAATCCTTATGCAAAACAAGGTTATGTTAAAAAGTGAGCTAAACAGTGCACAATATATTACCAATGGCCGATCTAAGAATAATTTAGTTTGCTCCATTTAAAATGTACCTTTTCATCCAGCATGTCTGGGTGTTCAGTCAGCCACACACAAAGAAACTGGAAGGCAGCTACAATCATGGAATGAAGGTCCCTGGACTGAAGAGGAGCTGGTCGGCTACACTGGTACACAATGTACCCACATATAGAGCTGACTGCTCGTTTACGGTCTGCGGAGTCAACGCCCACCTTGACCTAAACAGAAGACAAAATGATAACATATAACTGTGCTTAGGGGTTACTCTCACTGAAAATGAAACTGAGTCATAATAATGAATTAGAAGACAcctgctctaccatttgagcagCAGGGATTAATGTCATGTCATTATTTTGAAACATCCCAAATTGCTGCTAATGAAGTCGGGTAGCTTTCACCAttttctatgtatttttttttccccatgcatCTTActggctataaaaaaaaatatggaaatgaAACAACTCCCCTTGTTTAGTTGAAAATGATGTGGTATAATGAACATTACATGTGTTTGGTCATCATAGCATTACCTTAGCAAGACCAGCAAGAAGTTCCAGGGCAGCTAGTGAAATGCTCATATCTTGCCTCCATTGTGAATTGAGCCTCTGAGTGACCAGGTGGATGCTACGCACCAACAGGCCTGCCGCTGTATCTGGAAGAGCTAAAACATATAACAGCCCGAAATACCAAATAGAGCACAGCATAGAAAACACACCACATTGTTTGGTGTTAAAAATATACCTTAAAATCAAAGATGGAAGAGAAAGGGGGTAGGGGGGAGCAGATTTGGCACATGTTCAGGCCAAGATATTAATGCAAATGTTACAAAATAGGGGAGGGCAATGCTGATTTTAACCTCATTACTGTCTTTTTTACACAATAATATCTAATGTCCTAAAAACTGTAGATATAAAATGTGATAAATTCAAAAATAACTATCACAAAATCATGTTCAAATGGAGGAAGTAGAAATTTGATGGTTGTTGTATCCCACTAGTCATTTTAACATTTGAATGTaagtatatactaggggtgttaaaaaaaaaaatcgattcggcaatatatcgcgatactacatcgcgcaattctcgaatcgattcaataggcggctgaatcgatttttaaacttccatttttaatggaaaatattcaacaaacgtcttacttcaggttagggttcacaccttaagcatggaagaatgttatatgaacggaacattaagccttaatattttattttaatgctgttcaaacatgaaacagattacaacctgtataaaattgaagtttcagataaataaataacacattttcatacaaatcttacactctacaagtttactgattagtattttctaaatttgaatgaaaacaatcgacttgtaaattcgtatcaggattaatcggtatcgaatcgaatcgtgacctgtgaatcatgatacgaatcgaatcgtcaggtactaggcaattcacacccctagtatatacagTATTCAAATGTACAGTATCTTGTAAACATTGCTCAGCCCTACAGTACATTTGAAAAAGATACAGAAATATGATTGGGAGCAggaaaaaatgtgtttcatgaacttcatttcttcatttctagtgacaaaaaaaagcatagCAGCACAGCAAGTTCATTTGACATCACCTACAGAGGCATTTTATCCAACGCCTCTTAATTCTGCACACCACTTTAACCACGTTAGCTATGAAGGGGGCAAAAACGTTCATTTAGTAAACTCCATAGGCTAATTAGATGAGAAAGCAGGCAAACATGACAACAAACAATCTTTAGGTAATGTGTTAATTAGAGATGCACTGAAATGGAAATTCTTggccaaatattaaaaatattcagCTGGATAATTTTTTGCACTTAGCCAAAGTTGTCTATGTGCGAGCTACCTGGTTACTTCCAAGCCATGTGCATGTTATTGCTATCATAACTTCTGAAGAACATTCTGGATATTTTGTCACAAACATTTGCATCTCAGCCTAAACAACAAAGACCTGCCACCAGAAAGACTTCAgacaacattaatattttatttatatttgtattaataTAATTTCTTTAATTAAACCGTTTCGGGCGACAAAATATTgacatcttgtttatttttatttcagtttaaatttgttcaatacaaTGTCATGGAACCTAAactctaaatgtacaatgatgtagtgactgtcacgccgccaccagagtggcggttcatgcttttgttttacagtcatgttcctgttttattttgatagtcctgactctacgctcaccccaggtcacttacccttcctgcagctcaatgattaccggtccacgcccatgatcagcaccacctgtttccaatcaacccggacaataaaagccaccttcattctccagttggttgccgaagtgtcacatatctcagtgcatggaagcgtcctcccagtcctcgtaccacagtccttgtttgatgtctagccttgccttgtgcctttagtttgccctggttttcctcccttgtggagcgccttttgttgtccctgtttttgagtgcccttttttgtatctccagtttggagctctttttgttcagccttttttccctccttgagaggcgatttgagtttcgtgcaattaaagctgcagccttgttggccaacttactctgcgtctgagtcctacctcctctcgtcgtgtcagtgaCAATTTCTACAGAAAAACATTACAACAAATATCAGGTTGTATTTGTTTCGCGAAGTTAATTTTTGCTCCGTTCATCACAACATCCTGTTTGAGCTGTAGCGTTTTCAGTGATTAAAGTCTTTCTggcaaaaacagaaaatgcacgaACATTTTCGGTAATCAAATATTCGGTGCATCCCTATTCCTTAGTATTAATCCCCCCACAACATCGCAGATGTTTCTGTTAAATTTatcatatttttcttttgcatAAATGTATGCTTTATCATGGAATTTTGCAGTTAATAGTGAACCTGtcgttgtgtttattttttcttgacttGAATGAGGAAGGCAAAGCAGGTAATCTGATTGTTGGTCATCTGGTCACACATGCCTAGCGGAGCGAGGGCAAGATGCTTggaatttttgtgtgtgttcccaAATGTATGTTTACAATGTGTATTTAAGTAAGTTAAATGTGATTAAAAGAGTGTGGCAGTGGTATTTTAAAGCTGAAACAATTTCCATTGTGTCAATTATTACATACAGCAGATGGGTCTGGAACAACTCTGGCAATGAACAGGGGATCACTAACACCTTAAACGATAAGGAGTaacaaaaaagttgttttgtgtGATGATGCCTCCTACCATAGTCTCGAAGTAGGGCTTGGGCAGGACGCTCACAATCTGGGCTGGTAGCCTCCGTGCTGCCCCCACTGGTAAAGCTAATGCCACTGTTGTTTCTGCTGTGACTCTGGTTTCTCACTGTTACGTGGCTGCCATCTATGCTACCCTGGAAACATCAGAAACAGCAGATTAGAAGCCTGGACCAACACTCGGAGCACAATACCATAAAATACAGCTCTTTTAAcaagatttaaaataaaaaaacaaaaaaaacaaacacacacacacacacacacacacacacacacacacacacccccagacgcacacacattgccatcaatgttccctctaattttccGTGTGACTGTGCATTTACGCACACTTCTTAAGCATTCCATGGATTACGGTGAGCGACATCCACGGACTCACAATGCCACTAAAATCACcatagcgagaagtgaagcGACCGGCAGTCACCTTACGTTGCCAACCACTAAGCCGaccaaacttgaaaatattCGTTTTCATGTTAATTTACTGTCTCCACAGTGAAATGCCGCCGAACGTGGCgtatggttgtaccaataagactGCAAGAAGCGCTACCTGCACAtttcattgttatgaaattaatgcATATATACATTTTCTCTAAAAAGCTATATCTGTCTATCATACTataaaaagttttcttttttttttataggaagataatataaaaaatgcaaacagtAAATACAGGTGCAggttaagatttttttattttatttatttatttatttttaaatgcgctGCAAGACATTTGCTGTGCGCTGAGGTGGTGAGAGCACTGCGCAATTGAGCACGCGCGCAGCTTAGAGGGAACATTGATTGCCATTACAGAGAGCTAAGACTTACTGTTTCAGTCTGTGCACCTATGGACTCCAGCAGTGCAGAGTCTTGAACAATATTTAGCATGGCACCTAAGAAAGGAGAACAGATTAAAATgacgttaaaattaaaaaaaaaaaaaaaaaaggaacacttGTTACAatgcaatgtttaaaaaaagcaattttaaaCACTTTTGATGATGGATTAggatgaagttaaaaaaaaaataaaaatactaatttgAATATTTATCTGACGGTAAACTCAAGGTATTATGTTATTTATGTTGAACACTGTAATATACTGCATATATTGCAAATGCAATAATTCAGCCGGATTAAGAACattgaaaattaaaacattCTATCTAATACATACAGAgtattcaatatttttgttcatttgactattcaatatgtatttgttgttgttttgtattgCCTTGAAATTCAAGCATAAATGGGAGGGACCACtttaaagtaaagaaaaaaagatatagCAGCAGATACCCAAGATGAGCTGCGTGTTGGCAGCGTCAGTCTCTGTCTGCAGGGCTCCGATCAAAACATTGACGAGGCGCAGCCTCAAGGACAAAAATGACACAGGCTGGTCGTGAGGCAATCCATCCTCCTCGTTAAACTTGCCCTCCAACAGAACCTTTGAAAAGACACCATCGCTCTCAACTAAAGTGGTTGAATTGTGCAGAACATTCACGCCCAAAAGCTTCAGGAATGAAGCTACAAATTACCTCTGATTTGATGTTGCCAAAGTGATGTGGTAATGGCAACATGGCCAGTAGAATGTTGATGGAGGCTTTCCTCAGATCAGTTGGATTTACATACATCTTGAATTTGGACAACTCCCTAATAGAAATTATCACAGCATATAGACTTCAAGAAACTTAAGGTGATATCATAAATTCAGCAAAATACTCATAAGAATGTTGCCcagtagggggaaaaaacatggAGATACATCATTCATGCTCTGATTAATTTCAAACTTATTGCCACATGGTGCTAGCCTGACCTGTCTGGTACAATAGTCTCCAAAGCTGCTATGAAGTATGGTACAACCACATTGATGCCCTTCAGGTCAGTACAGAAGAGAGAGGAAGAGTTAAGAATGATGGAGGCCAAGACAGGTCTACAGATGAAATCAGAGATCTGGAGACCTTGAATCAGCACCATGTAGAACCTGTtggaaatgagaaaaaataattgtctcaaTCTTGTTCTAAGATATGAAATAAAGAAACCTCATTTTCTCACATCTTTTGGCTAGAGATGGGCACAGTTCAAAaatcaaaaaagaaagacaagtaACAGCTTCTATATATTTTGATAAATATACCGTACTGCATCCACTGAAAACAACGTTATAGGCGCCATGTCTGCTATGTGGTGGTGGTATGGTGGTATCAGTCATAGTTGAAAAAGGAATTTCAACTACCTACTGCCTCCGCTTGTTACTCCCCCCCAGAGGAGAGGTCAATTTGAGACAAAGTGCTTATTTGTTTCAGtggaacaacaaaaaaaggggggCAAATTGGGGAATGTTATCTATTAGTCGATAGAGAAAATATGCCATACTATAAGAGAGTGTGATGCCGTTGGAGATGTTACCTGGAGAGGTAAACGGGTAGAATTTCTTCACCGGTTTTCTTGCTACAGAAGATGCGGCACAGAGTTCCGCAGGCCTCAGCTCGGCCTGCCTCATAGCTCTCTGGGAACTCATTTGCATCAAACATTGGGTTGGACACCATCGAGTCGGTGGACATTTGGGAACCTTTCCTTCTCAGCTCCAGTCCGACTTGTGTGGCTATTGCTGCACAGGGTGGGAAGAGACAGAATGAAAGCAACCTGAATTGTAATGTGGCGATTCATGAACATGACTAGTGCTCATGCACGTACTGTACAGGCAAACTTAgatgttagcaaaaaaaaaaaaaaggtaaacaataccatcgaaagaaaacaaaatttatCTATGACATCCATATAAACTTAATACATCAATGACAATCCACatccacacacactcacataaTTCCAGAGCATACAATAGAGGGAATTCTGACACAAAGAGTTTGCAGAGTTCTGCCATCCAGGGACATAAAACGAGACCAAGTAAAGGAAAAATTTAATGTGCCTGTTGCAAGCCCACAAAACAAAATCCCTGTGTCAGCTTTCTGGCTGTTGCAATTAAATGACTACCACTCAGGGCACAGATCATTCACTTCATGCATTGAGGCACCAAACCAGTAAAACCAGAGTTCAAGTCAGACAatacaaaatgaactaaatgaaGCTGAACTTGAGATGATCTGAAACCAAATAAGGATTAGTGTGACCGaacgaaaataaataaaacagagaCTGGCAACGTTATGGTCGAGACAAGTGGTCAGTTGGTGAAAATCATTCCATCACCTCCGAAAACATTGAGATAAGGCTGATgggtttttttgtctgtttttttgggggggcggggagaatgatgagtgaaaacaaaacgatGGCAGTAATGGCGATGATCATGGCGCAACTCAACTCAAAAACGGGAAGATTGGTCAAGAAACTTCAAACCAAGTGAGGGAAAACAAAGCTGCTGCTCCTACTTACAAGATTTATAAGAAAGGAGAATTTGGATAAAAGAGGCTGCAAGATAACAGAAATAGTGGAGAGACAAAATCAAAGCACAGCCAATTCATTTCAAGCATgaattgtgttttgttgttgttgttctctaCAAAATGACATTGACTCACTACAATCAGACACTGGAGGAGCATATACAGGACACTATACAAAGAGAAAGAGACGGAAAAGGGAGGAAGCAGTAAGCAAGTACCCGGCATGCTGTCACTCAGTGCTCTTAGAATCACTATTATTCTAGATCCCCCAAAAAGTCACATCTGCCCTGAAAGAAAACGTGCTGCAATTAATCGCCAAGCGTGTCGTCCACTTAAATAAACGCCTCATCTTGAATAGATCGTTCTTTTTGTAACCACACTGCTGGTGCCCCTAAAAGGCTATTTAATTAGTAATCACGTGCAAAAACAAAGACATCAGCATGTTTTTGACAGCCAGGCACATACTTAAGTACTAATGCTGTTCAGGAAGCTGCCTCAAACATGTGACCAACTGACAATGTAGAAACTTTAGTAAGGAAATATGAGTTTCACCAGGGACTGCATGGATAATAGAAACTAAATAGAGtgtgaatcaaatcaaattttccATCAACCAATAAACGGACAGCAGTGTTTCTACTTCCACCCATACACAACATTTAGTTCAAATAGATAccttattttaaagaaacacattttcttctctgCATTTGTGTTGGaagaaatacagtattttatatCCATTACATCAAGAGCATGTTCAGCACAACTCGCGGTTATATAAGTTCAACATGTGTGCCCCGTACGACATTTTGGTGTTccaatacacagtaaattctctcttattttatttgtcaGTACAATTTAATTAGGAGCGACAAACTGCTTGAAATAAGCAGGCTTTGCCTCATCTGGAGGACTGGGGACGAGTGAATGAGAACAGGTTCTAAGaaatatctgaaaaaaaatgtgttaagttTGTTTTAAAGAGTGggcgagataaaaaaaacaaacaaaaaaaacaaaactatcaaGTACACCTATATTCACCGATTGAAGGTTGGTCGGGAATGTATACCCCGCGATAAACAGGTTTTGTAGTCAGGTTTTCATTGTTGGGTGATGTATATGAATTCAAATCTGATGATAATCTTCTAACCAAGCCCtccacacacaaaaaggcacaaaaaaaaaagtttctaaaacaATGGTTGTGAAAGCAAAAAACAAGCATATCCCGACAACATATAGGTCAAAATAAGACACCAAAAACACAGAAAACTCCACAAAAGAGGCATATTAATTGGCCAGCAGCTAAACACCCACCTGCCCATGCATGGAATGGAAAACACAGAGTGAGGTACAGTCTCATGCCTTACCAGTCATGCTGGGGTCTCGACTGAGGCCGCTGTGGAGCTTACAGTGGACCAACGCAGCGTCAAACAACCACTGGCCAAATAGGTTGAGAATGCTGTTGACTTTTGGTCGCGCTGGGGCAGGGAGTGGACGTGACTCCCAACTGCTCTGGTTCGGGCTGGACAACAGTGTCGGGGAGGAagtttgctgctgctgctgttgggaTGCTTTTGTTGGTTGACTCCCACTGCCCTGCATGGGAAAGAGGTCTTATTCAACAAATGAATAAGAAGATGATGAATCCACCTGTTTTCGCCTATCTCAGAAAAACGACATTTTATCCAGCTATCAACTGAAATTGATGTCAAAGAGCCCTCGGCCCTGTGTTGAGGATGTTACGTGACCAAACGCAGAAACCAGGTAAGCCGTGCCGTTTGGGCAgtgtgatgtcaatttcagtcgacagcagaggCCAGTAGCATGTCAAAATGGCTgatccctgagatggatgaaaacggcTGGACTAATTTCCTTAATTTTTCATCCaccaacgcaatattaatcagaatgtcacatTTACCACAGGTGGGGGCACAAtacatattgcaaaaaaaaatgttttgacttgAGTACCCTTTAATGACTGATGTGGCGGGAGGCCGCATAACAAGCCTCCCCTATCTTATTCATTGCCTGTGACAAGTGAAAAACATTAACCACAAATGTGGGACTGAAATTAAACCCAATTTAATATGcacagcaaaataaaaatgtacaagtCAATCACGCAATACTGTGCATAAGTTGTACTTACAGTCGAACTCTTGCTTGTAGTTTTGGTGACAACAGTGTGCCGCTGCTTACGGCTGTGAGGGGGTGTGGTGTTGGCAATGGAGGGGGGCGGAGACATGCTCATTCTATTGACTGGGGTGGGAGGGGCACTGTCAGCTCGAGGGCGGGATATGCCTGATGAGAAAGAAAGTTCAAATGACAGTTCTTTTCTGTAAAAGCTGGGATGCGAAGACAAGGATGACGATGACTTTtaagcatttctttttttgtgccgTAATAAGAAAAGGAAATAATGTGACAACGAAATCTGTGGGTTgatttttagacagaaataatTGGTTAACATGCAAGACAAGTGGTTAGAACCAAATCACAGGTGCTTGATATTCATCCTGATTGACTTTTGCTTGCCCACAAATGAGCCCTTGCAGGTGTTACAAATGCACCTGCAAGGAAACCTGAACTACTTTCCCTTCCAGTTGTTAAAATCATCACCACCAATGAACAGAGTAGAGCATGTTATCATTTGCCCACATTATACAACAAGGCAGCTGGTGTCTGTACCATGAGAGAGCAGCACTGGACAAAAAGAGAACACCCTCTCCCGCACATCTCTCTTTTCAACTGAGACACCTATAGTGTAGAGAGAAAAAATACACACTGGCATGGAGTCTCCTGATTTTACTGATATTTGAATTTTATGCAGGAAGAGCATAATGTAACTGATATTCTTTAcgcttacaaaaaaatactgaaaacatTGCCTTGCAAATCTTGTAGATTTTGGCTAACCTGGTTAAGCGAAATGGTTTATTAGGTTTTAAAGGATAGCCGTACTACATGCATTCATGTATGATGctgtacatgtaaatgttaaaaacaaacatttgaatatTGGGAAGCAGCACTGTGATTTAAGGCTTACATTTATATCCTTATCATCTTACCAAGGAAGGCATCCACAAGGCAGCTGACGCCCCTCATTGCCCTGAAGAAAATCTGGGGAAGTTGTTTGAGACACGGGTGCAGCACCACCTCGTGTGGGATGCTGCTGGAGTTGAGAAACTGTTCTTGAAACTTTGGAGTGGTGCTCACTATCGCTGGATTGCTCAGGTCCACTGGGTTGCTAGAAACAAAATTTACAATTGCAATGGAATTATTGGGGAAATCTCTCCACAACAACCTAAAAGGAAGCTGCACAAAAACAGACACGACTGATGATTGGATAGAAATGagacatttcatttatttattactgtttTCAATAACCTGAGAGAAAATTCAAAGGAAAACTAGTATTTTGGTTTTGTCTACTTTATATGGCATCATAATGTGAGAATTTTATCTCATTTCTCGACAATTATGAATTATGTAATCGGAGTGATAAAGATTTAGGTTTAGTACACAGTCCAAACCATTATCTAATTGGAGGAGAATACAGAGGAAGTACCAAGCTTCTTTTAGTTCCCTGCCTACACCACAACTCCTATGTCACTCCAAACACAAACACTGGCTCAATGGAGAAAGTGCATTACATACAGGATGTAGAATGCACTGACACTGACGTTCATGTACCTGAGCATGTGTAGAAAACGATACCACGTCTGTGCCACACAGTCATTGTCCATCTCTAAAGGGATCAAGTTGGCATCCTCATCAGGAACTTTAAAAGCTGGGAAGGAAGGTCCATGGGTGAAGCGCAGAAGTCTGAATGTAGGATGACAAAAAGAACAATGTCCATAGAATACTCATGCACGGGACACCAAAGATCCCCAACAACCTTTATTTCAACAGCCTTTAGTACAATGGCTCTATTGAACAGTTGTAAAAAGGTTAGGTCAgctaaaattactttttataaCTACATATTGTAACTTAACttaaaaaatgcaaagaaataAAGAAGACAAATGAACTAATTAATGACTAGTTACATTACAGCAATCCTCAGATACTATGAAAACATGACAAGGTTTTCTTCTTGTTTTAAAATATAGTTTGAATCCactgagtaattgagcttctaAAATGAGCCTAATGTTTTTTATGACTGTGATTTCAGAGATAAGCATTCACACAGACTGTGTGTGATGTTTATCTCTGAAATTTTCTTGTATGACATGTGGagcatttaaatacaaatgagaCATTATTGCCTAACTAACCTGGAGGTCAGGGCACAGGCTACCCGGCTCCACTGCTCTACAACCGGTGGATGATGTCTCCAGTTGGCCAACATCTCCCTCGCTGTCTTCCAGTATGGCGGTGTGGGAAAACAGCGGGCGCACGCCAGAAGCCACACCTCAAACAGGACGGCCATTAATTTCTCTGCTAGTTTCTCTGCCACGCCCACTGGTAAACAACAAGTGAGGATGTTGTCGCAATCAGTAAGGCAATGCAAATTTTGTGACCTCAGCTAAGAAGGCTAGGATTTCATTTTGAAACGTCATGTTTGGAAATGGAAAGCTCACTCCCATGAATAGTGGATACAGGACAGCAAATCATGCAGAGGAAGTACAAGAATTACCTCCGATGGTAGGCGGCGCAAGCAAGGTGTCGTTGATACGAAGCAGGAA is a genomic window of Festucalex cinctus isolate MCC-2025b chromosome 2, RoL_Fcin_1.0, whole genome shotgun sequence containing:
- the ralgapb gene encoding ral GTPase-activating protein subunit beta isoform X1, whose product is MYSEWRSLQLVVQSDQGHLSVLHSYPTNVGTEVANAVVKPLCTAVSPVATENILKTDKEVKWTMEVLCYGLTLPLEGDTVKLCVDVYTDWMMALVSPRDSMPQPVVKEPNMYVQTILKHLHNVFVPRPEQHSLNHIRLCQLVLTAVQKLARESLCMVRETWEVLLLFLLRINDTLLAPPTIGVGVAEKLAEKLMAVLFEVWLLACARCFPTPPYWKTAREMLANWRHHPPVVEQWSRVACALTSRLLRFTHGPSFPAFKVPDEDANLIPLEMDNDCVAQTWYRFLHMLSNPVDLSNPAIVSTTPKFQEQFLNSSSIPHEVVLHPCLKQLPQIFFRAMRGVSCLVDAFLGVSVEKRDVRERVFSFCPVLLSHGISRPRADSAPPTPVNRMSMSPPPSIANTTPPHSRKQRHTVVTKTTSKSSTGSGSQPTKASQQQQQQTSSPTLLSSPNQSSWESRPLPAPARPKVNSILNLFGQWLFDAALVHCKLHSGLSRDPSMTASFIQILLSYKSSIATQVGLELRRKGSQMSTDSMVSNPMFDANEFPESYEAGRAEACGTLCRIFCSKKTGEEILPVYLSRFYMVLIQGLQISDFICRPVLASIILNSSSLFCTDLKGINVVVPYFIAALETIVPDRELSKFKMYVNPTDLRKASINILLAMLPLPHHFGNIKSEVLLEGKFNEEDGLPHDQPVSFLSLRLRLVNVLIGALQTETDAANTQLILGAMLNIVQDSALLESIGAQTETGSIDGSHVTVRNQSHSRNNSGISFTSGGSTEATSPDCERPAQALLRDYALPDTAAGLLVRSIHLVTQRLNSQWRQDMSISLAALELLAGLAKVKVGVDSADRKRAVSSICGYIVYQCSRPAPLQSRDLHSMIVAAFQFLCVWLTEHPDMLDEKDCLVEVLEIVELGISGSKSRQEQEVRHKGEKEHNPASMRVKDAAEATLSCIMQVLGAFPSPSGPASTCSLLNEDTLIRYARLSATGASNFRYFVLDNSVILAMLEQPLGNEQNPSPSVTVLIRGTAGRHAWTMQLFHQPRGARANQRQVFVPEGRPTPNNDVGIKYNVKQRPFPEEVDKIPLVKADVSIPDLDDIVSKELEVQHDKLRILMTKQIDYENTLERHSEDVWKSKPFPDPQIDCKPPPPSQEFQSARLFLSHFGFLSLEALKEPNNSRLPPHLIGLESSSPGFFDDINYLDLLPCRPFDTVFVFYMRAGQKSSHEILRNVESSASVQPHFLEFLLSLGWPVEVGSHPGWTGHLDTSWSLNSCSENDVQQTDEAATPEDTGGSVFNGEKKVLYYADALTEIAFVVPSLTEHSEESSVHSDSTLEADTNMDLMPSILKQPNLTLELFPNHSDNLESAKKLSPLVKTKRSSSGKSFPPLGPETKVFVVWVERFDDIENFPLSDLLGETSTGLEASMSNSTSCRSGLLEKDVPLIFIHPLKTGLFRIRLHGAVGKFSMVIPLVDGMVVSRRALGFLVRQTIINVCRRKRLESDSYNPPHVRRKQRITEIVQRYRNKQLEPEFYTSLFHEVGEGKPHL